A genomic stretch from Puntigrus tetrazona isolate hp1 chromosome 6, ASM1883169v1, whole genome shotgun sequence includes:
- the dock9b gene encoding dedicator of cytokinesis protein 9 isoform X3 translates to MFLGPGAMGCTASVILFEGLRRVLHRNCGYVCKPELEAEEPEEEEDTLSRRESLAITPPAAASSVKPKVIEPLDYESVLVQRKTQILSDVLRDMLQFPVDDFQISTLKRQGRTLYSSVPDGAEKRACSLLVQECIKTYNSDWHVVNYKYEDYSADFRQLPNKVSRPEKLASHVFEVDEDADKEEDAASLGSQRGGVSKHGWLYKANMNSAISVTMRSFKRRYFHLTQLGDGSYNLNFYKDEKISKEPKGTIFLDSCMGVIQNSKVRRFAFELKMQDKSTYLLAADSEGEMEDWISTLNKILHSSFELAMQERRNGELHDDDELGKTDISPGNFQDSFQSARDIETKMRSETRLKLFTLDPDTQRLDLSGIEPDVKQFEEKFGKRVLVSCNDLSFNLQSCVAENEEGPTTNVEPFFVVLSLFDVQNSRKISADFHVDLNHPLVRSMIPSPSMQINGGVDTPHGETLLSELPEGMLQYPKKGVFSVTCPHPDIFLIARIEKVLQGGITHCAEPYMKSSDSSKVAQKVLKNAKMACSRLGQYRMPFAWAARPVFKDASGTLDKSARFSALYRQDSNKLSEEDLFKLLADFRKPEKMAKLPVILGNLDVTIDNVPPDVANCVTPSYIPVRPFESDGPSDGVLLEVEEFVPCIAKCSQPFTTYNNHLYVYPKHLKYDSQKSFAKARNIAVCVEFKESDEEDAQPLKCICGRPGGALFTKHAYAAVLHHQQNPEFYDEIKIELPTQLHEKHHLLFTFYHISCDSSTKKRDIVETPVGSAWLPLLKDGRVVMSEQHISVASNLPNGYLSCQEGVSKHSSPEMKWVDGGRPLFKVSTHLVSTIYTQDQHLHNFFHHFQSMQSGATRPTEGELVKYLKSLHAMEGHVMINFLPTILNQLVHVLTSASNEDVAVNTTRVMVHIVAQCHEEGLEHYLRSYVKYVFKTQSYSTNNSKTVHEELAKAMTSILKPSTDFLTSNKLLKYSWYFFEALVKSMAQYLMESGKVKLSRNQRFTASFHHAVETLVNMLMPHITQKYKDNLDAARNANHSLAVFIKRCFTFMDRGFVFKQINNYISCFVPGDPKTLYEFKFEFLRVVCNHEHYVPLNLPMPFGKGRIQRFQDLQLDYSLTDDFCRNHFLVGLLLREVCGALQEFGEVRQIAVQVLKSLMIKHTFDDRYASKSQQARLATLYLPLFGLLQENVHRLNVRDMSNFNTNQNGRDEHLASISTVTPQKPVGNLDNSLHKDVFGVISGTASPHTSTPNIGSVRHADSRGSLVSTDSGNSIPEKANEKTSSLDKTQSASALGSSMLRCDKLDREEIKNLLMCFLHVLKSMSEDALFTYWNKATTSELMDFFTLVEVCLHQFRYMGKRFIARSQDGVGFMAPDRKSLTLPVSRNRGGVMHTRLHQLGSLENAHTFNHTYCHGDADAFLLEANVSTEVCLTVLDTLSVFIMGFKTQLCADLGHNPLMKKVFQVHLCFLQIPQSETALKQVFTSLRTFIYKFPCTFFDGRADMCACLCYEILKCCNSKLSSIRSDAAHLLYFLMKSNFEYNGRKSFVRTHLQVVIAVSQLIADVIGIGGTRFQQSLSIINNCANSDKTVKHTAFPSDVKDLTKRIRTVLMATEQMKEHEKDPEMLVDLQYSLAKSYTSTPELRKTWLDSMAKIHVKNGDLSEAAMCYVHVAALVSEYLKRKGMFRQGCSAFRVITPNIDEEAAMMEDVGMQDVHFNEEVLMELLEACADGLWKAERYELISDIYKLIIPIYEQRRDFEKLAHLYDTLHRAYTKVMEVMHSGKRLLGTFFRVAFFGQAAGFFEDEDGKEYIYKEPKFTPLSEISQRLLKLYSDKFGQENVKMIQDSGRVNPKDLEAKFAYIQVTHVTPYLEEKELEERKTDFERSHNIRRFVFETPFTESGKRHGGVEEQCKRRTVLTSTHCFPYVKKRIAVMYQHHTDLSPIEVAIDEMSGKVAELRALCATSEVDMIRLQLKLQGSISVQVNAGPLAYARAFLDDACAKKYPDNKVKQLKEVFRQFVEACGQALAVNERLIKEDQQEYHDEMKASYKDLARELSHIMHEQISAVEGGTKSSLSDSLHIFNAISGTPSGTTLHGIPSSASSV, encoded by the exons TAAAGTTTCTCGGCCAGAGAAATTAGCTAGTCACGTATTTGAGGTGGACGAAGATGCAGATAAGGAGGAG GATGCCGCCTCATTGGGCTCTCAAAGAGGGGGCGTGTCCAAACATGGCTGGCTGTATAAAGCAAACATGAACAGTGCCATCAGTGTTACCATGAGG TCTTTTAAGAGAAGGTATTTCCATTTGACCCAGCTGGGAGATGGATCATACAACTTGAACTTCTACAAAGATGAGAAAATATCTAAAGAACCCAAGGGAACCATCTTCTTGGACTCCTGCATGGGTGTCATTCAG AACAGTAAGGTGCGTCGTTTCGCGTTTGAGCTGAAGATGCAGGACAAGAGCACGTATCTTTTGGCGGCAGACAGCGAAGGAGAGATGGAGGACTGGATCAGCACCCTCAACAAGATCCTCCACAGCAGCTTTGAGCTTGCCATGCAGGAGAGGAGGAACGGAGAACTGCACGatg ATGATGAGCTGGGGAAGACAGACATCTCGCCGGGGAATTTTCAGGACAGTTTCCAG aGTGCGAGAGACATTGAGACCAAGATGAGGAGTGAAACTCGTCTGAAACTCTTTACTCTGGACCCTGACACACAG AGACTCGATTTGTCTGGCATTGAACCTGATGTAAAGCAGTTTGAAGAGAAGTTCGGGAAGAGAGTTTTGGTCAGCTGCAATGATTTGTCCTTCAACCTTCAAAGCTGTGTTGCAGAAAATGAAGAGGGACCTACTACTAAT GTGGAGCCCTTCTTCGTGGTGCTTTCGCTGTTTGATGTGCAGAACAGCCGAAAAATATCTGCAGATTTTCATGTGGATCTAAATCACCCACTGGTCCGCTCTATGATCCCATCACCCAGCATGCAGATAAATGGAGGGGTGGACACACCTCACGGAGAAACCCTGCTTAGTGAGCTGCCGGAGGGGATGCTGCAGTACCCCAAAAAA GGTGTCTTCTCTGTGACGTGTCCTCACCCTGACATCTTCCTGATTGCCCGAATCGAGAAAGTTCTGCAGGGAGGCATCACTCACTGCGCTGAACCCTACATGAAGAGCTCCGACTCCAGCAAG GTTGCTCAGAAGGTTTTGAAGAATGCCAAGATGGCCTGCAGCAGACTGGGCCAGTACAGGATGCCTTTCGCATGGGCTGCCCG GCCTGTGTTTAAAGATGCCTCAGggactttggataaaagcgctCGCTTCTCCGCACTGTACCGACAAGACAGTAATAAACTCTCAGAAGAGGATCTTTTCAAACTGCTGGCGGATTTTAGGAA ACCTGAGAAGATGGCTAAACTGCCTGTCATCTTGGGTAACCTAGACGTTACCATTGATAATGTCCCTCCTGATGTTGCTA ATTGTGTCACTCCATCCTACATCCCAGTGAGGCCTTTTGAGAGTGACGGGCCGAGCGACGGTGTTCTGTTGGAGGTGGAGGAGTTTGTTCCCTGTATCGCCAAGTGCTCTCAGCCTTTCACCACCTACAACAATCATCTCTATGTCTATCCCAAACACCTCAAATATGACAGCCAGAAATCTTTTGCCAAG GCAAGGAACATCGCAGTGTGTGTGGAATTTAAAGAGTCAGATGAAGAAGATGCCCAACCTCTGAAG TGTATCTGTGGTCGTCCAGGAGGTGCTCTCTTCACCAAACATGCCTATGCAGCTGTACTTCACCACCAGCAGAACCCAGAGTTTTATGATGAG ATAAAAATCGAGTTGCCCACACAACTACATGAAAAACATCACCTGCTCTTCACTTTTTACCACATCAGCTGTGACAGTAGCACGAAGAAGCGGGACATAGTGGAAACCCCAG TGGGCTCTGCCTGGCTCCCTCTGCTTAAAGATGGTCGTGTTGTAATGAGTGAACAGCACATCTCAGTGGCATCCAACCTACCAAATGGTTACCTCAGCTGTCAGGAGGGTGTAAGCAAG CACTCCAGTCCTGAGATGAAGTGGGTGGATGGAGGACGTCCTCTTTTTAAAGTGTCTACCCATCTGGTCTCTACCATCTACACTCag GATCAGCACCTGCACAATTTTTTCCATCATTTCCAGAGTATGCAGTCTGGTGCCACCCGTCCAACCGAGGGTGAGCTTGTCAAATACCTCAAG AGTCTTCATGCTATGGAAGGTCATGTTATGATCAACTTCCTGCCGACTATTTTAAACCAGCTGGTTCATGTTCTGACCAGCGCCAGTAATGAGGATGTTGCTGTAAACACCACCAG GGTCATGGTTCACATTGTTGCTCAGTGCCACGAAGAGGGCCTAGAACACTATTTAAGGTCCTATGTGAAG TACGTGTTTAAAACACAGTCCTATTCAACCAATAACAGTAAGACAGTCCATGAGGAACTGGCCAAAGCCATGACATCAATTTTAAAGCCTTCAACCGACTTCCTAACCAGCAACAAGCTGCTAAag TATTCGTGGTATTTTTTTGAAGCCCTGGTGAAGTCAATGGCACAGTACCTGATGGAAAGTGGCAAGGTCAAG CTGTCCAGGAACCAACGATTCACGGCTTCGTTCCACCATGCTGTGGAGACGCTGGTGAACATGCTGATGCCCCACATCACACAGAAGTATAAGGACAATCTGGACGCTGCCCGCAATGCCAATCATAGCCTGGCCGTCTTCATAAAG CGCTGTTTTACCTTTATGGATCGAGGATTTGTCTTCAAGCAGATAAACAACTACATCTCTTGTTTTGTACCTGGAGATCCCAAG ACGCTGTATGAGTTTAAGTTTGAGTTTCTGCGGGTGGTGTGTAATCATGAACACTATGTCCCCCTCAATCTGCCCATGCCTTTCGGGAAGGGTCGCATTCAGAGGTTTCAAG ATCTACAGTTGGACTATTCACTGACTGATGATTTCTGCAGGAATCACTTCCTAGTGGGCTTGTTATTGAGGGAGGTGTGTGGGGCCCTTCAGGAGTTTGGGGAAGTCCGTCAGATTGCCGTTCAGGTTCTCAAGAGTCTGATGATCAAACACACATTCGACGATCGCTATGCCTCAAAG AGTCAGCAGGCAAGGTTGGCGACGCTCTACCTGCCCTTGTTTGGGTTGCTGCAGGAAAACGTTCACAGGCTGAATGTGAGAGACATGTCTAATTTTAACACCAACCAG AATGGGCGAGATGAACATCTTGCCAGCATCTCTACAGTAACTCCTCAAAAGCCTGTTGGCAACCTTGACAACAGCCTTCATAAAGACGTATTTGGGGTCATCTCAGGAACTG CCTCTCCTCACACCTCTACGCCTAACATCGGCTCTGTGCGTCATGCTGACTCTCGAGGTTCTCTGGTCAGCACAGACTCAGGAAACAGCATCCCTGAGAAGGCCAATGAGAAGACCAGCTCCCTCGATAAG ACCCAATCAGCCTCTGCTCTGGGTAGCTCTATGCTGCGCTGTGATAAACTGGACAGAGAAGAAATCAAAAACCTGCTCATGTGTTTCCTTCATGTCTTAAAAAGCATGTCTGAAG ATGCCTTATTTACATACTGGAACAAAGCCACAACCTCTGAGCTgatggactttttcactttAGTAGA AGTGTGTCTGCATCAGTTCAGGTATATGGGAAAGAGATTCATCGCCag AAGCCAGGATGGGGTGGGGTTTATGGCTCCGGACAGGAAGTCGTTGACTCTTCCTGTGTCTCGTAACAGAGGGGGCGTCATGCACACACGCTTACACCAGCTGGGCAGCCTGGAGAACGCACACACTTTCAACCACA CATATTGCCATGGTGATGCTGACGCGTTTCTCCTGGAGGCTAATGTCTCAACGGAGGTGTGCTTGACTGTGCTGGACACACTCAGTGTCTTCATTATGGGCTTTAAG ACACAGCTGTGTGCAGATTTGGGTCACAACCCACTGATGAAGAAGGTTTTCCAGGTGCACCTCTGTTTCCTTCAGATCCCTCAGTCAGAGACGGCACTGAAGCAGGTCTTCACCTCCCTACGTACCTTCATTTACAAG TTTCCCTGTACATTTTTTGACGGACGAGCGGATATGTGTGCCTGTTTGTGCTATGAGATCCTGAAATGCTGTAATTCCAAACTGAGCTCCATACGCAGTGATGCTGCCCACCTTCTTTATTTCCTCATGAAGAGCAACTTTGAGTACAATGGCAGGAAGTCCTTTGTCCGCACACACCTGCAG gTGGTGATTGCAGTGAGTCAGCTGATCGCTGATGTCATTGGGATCGGAGGGACACGGTTCCAGCAGTCACTGTCCATCATTAATAACTGTGCCAACAGTGATAAAACTGTAAAG CACACTGCTTTTCCCTCGGATGTGAAAGATCTGACCAAGCGAATCCGGACAGTACTGATGGCCACTGAGCAGATGAAGGAACATGAAAAAGACCCAGAGATGCTGGTGGACCTGCAGTACAGCCTGGCCAAATCTTACACCAGCACCCCTGAGCTGCGCAAAACCTGGCTGGATAGTATGGCTAAAATTCATGTGAAGAATGGAGATCTGTCTGAG gcAGCAATGTGTTATGTGCATGTGGCAGCGCTTGTGTCCGAGTACCTGAAAAGGAAAG GAATGTTCCGGCAGGGGTGCTCAGCATTTCGCGTGATCACACCCAACATTGATGAGGAGGCGGCCATGATGGAGGATGTGGGCATGCAGGATGTTCACTTCAATGAG GAGGTGCTGATGGAGTTGCTGGAAGCTTGTGCTGATGGTTTATGGAAAGCTGAACGTTATGAACTTATTTCAGATATCTACAAACTCATCATTCCAATTTACGAACAGCGCAGAGATTTTGAG AAACTGGCCCACCTGTATGACACATTACATCGAGCTTACACTAAAGTGATGGAAGTGATGCATTCTGGGAAGAGGCTACTTGGGACCTTCTTTAGAGTGGCATTTTTCGGACAG GCTGCG ggtttCTTCGAAGACGAGGACGGAAAGGAGTATATCTATAAGGAACCAAAATTCACTCCTCTCTCAGAAATCTCCCAGCGTCTCCTCAAACTTTACTCGGACAAATTTGGtcaagaaaatgtcaaaatgatccAGGACTCTGGCAGG GTCAACCCTAAAGATCTGGAGGCAAAGTTTGCATATATACAAGTGACACACGTGACGCCGTATCTAGAGGAAAAGGAGCTGGAAGAGAGGAAGACTGACTTTGAGAGGAGCCACAACATTCGGCGCTTTGTGTTTGAGACGCCATTTACAGAGTCAGGAAAGAGACATGGTGGGGTTGAGGAACAGTGCAAACGGAGGACGGTGCTCACCA GCACACACTGTTTCCCGTATGTAAAGAAGCGCATAGCAGTGATGTATCAGCACCACACAGACCTGAGTCCCATCGAGGTGGCCATAGATGAGATGAGCGGGAAGGTGGCAGAACTCAGAGCCCTTTGCGCAACCAGTGAGGTCGACATGATCCGCCTGCAACTTAAGCTGCAGGGAAGCATTAGTGTAcag GTCAACGCTGGGCCACTTGCATATGCCAGAGCTTTCCTTGATGACGCCTGCGCCAAAAAATACCCAGATAACAAAGTCAAACAGCTTAAAGAGGTCTTCAG GCAGTTTGTTGAGGCATGTGGACAGGCTCTAGCTGTGAACGAAAGGTTGATCAAGGAGGACCAACAGGAATATCACGATGAGATGAAGGCCAGTTACAAGGACCTAGCCAGAGAGCTTTCGCACATCATGCATGAACAG ATCTCCGCTGTGGAGGGCGGAACCAAGAGCTCTCTTTCTGATTCGCTGCATATTTTCAATGCCATCAGTGGCACGCCCAGCGGCACCACCCTGCATGGCATACCTAGCTCCGCCTCCTCCGTCTGA